From Candidatus Hydrogenedentota bacterium, a single genomic window includes:
- a CDS encoding PQQ-binding-like beta-propeller repeat protein: MGIDRRTFLRTIMAAGTVSGVPVAFAHLAPDVRSSVWTALDQVAFAAAQQTGWPEFRGPFGDGHVRPQGDTQPVGLPVSWSETENVKWKTALPLKGWSTPVVLDGQVWMTMATDEGTEFFAVCLDAKTGEIRFNEKVFTCDKPEPLGNGVNGYASPSPVIEAGRVYVHFGVYGTACLDTTTGKPIWSRNDLPCRHYRGPGSSPIIFENLLVLTFDGVDQQYLTALDKTTGETRWRTDRTTKWNDLDETGKPKREGDYRKAFSTPLAIKVGLSYQLVSAGSSSAFAYEPLTGKEIWNVPTTGYTSASRPVYGDGLVFVVSGRGESELLAIRPDGHGDISETHVAWKTAESAILPQEPSPIFIDGLLYLISNSGMITCLEAATGAKVWEQKAGGNYVTSPIFADGHIYFSSTQGKTTVLKAGKTPEIVATNELEDGFMASPAVDGNALILRTKTHVYRIEG, translated from the coding sequence ATGGGCATCGATCGCCGCACATTTCTAAGGACGATTATGGCGGCGGGTACCGTAAGCGGAGTCCCGGTTGCATTTGCGCATTTGGCTCCCGACGTGCGGTCGAGCGTGTGGACCGCGCTTGATCAAGTTGCCTTTGCAGCGGCACAACAAACCGGCTGGCCGGAATTTCGCGGCCCGTTCGGCGATGGACACGTTCGCCCGCAGGGAGACACGCAGCCAGTCGGATTGCCCGTATCGTGGAGCGAAACGGAAAACGTAAAGTGGAAGACGGCTCTGCCGCTGAAGGGCTGGTCGACGCCCGTGGTACTTGATGGCCAGGTTTGGATGACCATGGCGACCGACGAGGGCACGGAATTCTTCGCTGTCTGTCTGGATGCGAAGACGGGCGAAATACGTTTCAACGAGAAGGTCTTCACGTGCGACAAGCCTGAGCCGCTTGGCAACGGCGTCAACGGCTACGCTTCGCCTTCTCCCGTCATCGAAGCAGGCCGAGTGTACGTCCATTTCGGAGTCTACGGAACCGCGTGTCTGGACACGACAACCGGCAAGCCCATTTGGAGTCGAAACGACCTGCCGTGCCGTCACTATCGCGGGCCCGGCTCGTCGCCCATCATTTTCGAGAACCTTCTTGTATTGACGTTCGATGGAGTCGACCAGCAGTACCTGACCGCGCTCGACAAGACCACCGGCGAGACACGATGGAGAACCGACCGAACCACGAAGTGGAATGACCTCGACGAGACAGGCAAGCCCAAACGCGAGGGAGATTATCGCAAGGCGTTCAGCACGCCGTTGGCAATCAAAGTGGGCTTGTCGTATCAACTGGTAAGCGCCGGTTCGTCTTCAGCCTTCGCGTACGAACCGCTCACGGGCAAGGAAATCTGGAACGTACCCACGACCGGTTACACATCCGCGTCACGTCCGGTCTATGGCGACGGACTCGTGTTCGTGGTATCGGGCCGGGGCGAAAGCGAGTTGTTGGCGATTCGGCCCGATGGACATGGCGACATTAGCGAAACGCATGTCGCGTGGAAGACTGCCGAGTCGGCCATTCTTCCGCAGGAACCTTCGCCGATCTTCATCGACGGCCTTCTCTACCTGATCAGCAATAGCGGAATGATCACGTGCCTGGAAGCGGCAACCGGAGCAAAGGTCTGGGAGCAGAAGGCGGGCGGCAACTACGTGACTTCGCCGATATTCGCGGATGGCCACATCTATTTCTCAAGCACGCAAGGAAAGACCACGGTTCTCAAGGCGGGCAAGACTCCGGAAATCGTCGCGACGAATGAACTTGAAGACGGCTTCATGGCGTCGCCCGCTGTTGACGGCAACGCACTCATACTGCGGACAAAGACGCACGTCTACCGCATTGAGGGATAG
- a CDS encoding Gfo/Idh/MocA family oxidoreductase — protein sequence MKLTRRQFLKYSAATGAAAALPNIVPASVFGAEGTPAPSNRITLGCIGVGSMGTNNMGKFLDLDDCRVVAVCDTYEDRRQKAKQLVDERYGDTGCAMYGDFREVLAREDIDAVVITAQDHWHALMATAAVKAGKDMYCEKPLGVSVEQCRIIRDAVRGGKRVFQTGTWQRSLKDFQHACTLARNGYVGNIHTIEVSAPGAHYRPKYSGTLDPQPVPEGFDWNMWRGPAPDKPYNLGRVEWPDWYLIWDYCVGFIANWGVHHLDIANWGCPRVGQVPFEVECKADYRHESFTDNVNAWEGTFTYEDGLKLIFKDSSKFEEGDFKQAGCCFIGDEGWVHVDRAGIWAAPESLLKVEFKDTDTKLTDSTNHGGNFLECVRSRKDPVSDVDAAHTASYMGMLADISARLEQKLKWDPKTERFIDNDKANSMLVRPMHNGWKLT from the coding sequence ATGAAACTGACTCGACGGCAATTCCTGAAATACTCGGCAGCGACCGGCGCTGCGGCGGCGTTGCCCAACATCGTTCCCGCCTCCGTTTTCGGCGCGGAAGGTACGCCGGCCCCAAGCAATCGCATCACCCTTGGATGCATCGGCGTGGGAAGCATGGGCACAAACAACATGGGCAAGTTTCTCGATCTCGACGATTGCCGGGTCGTGGCCGTATGCGATACCTATGAAGATCGGCGGCAAAAAGCGAAGCAACTGGTTGACGAAAGGTACGGAGACACCGGTTGCGCCATGTACGGCGATTTTCGTGAGGTGTTGGCGCGCGAGGACATCGATGCGGTGGTGATTACCGCGCAAGATCATTGGCACGCGCTCATGGCAACTGCCGCGGTCAAGGCGGGCAAGGACATGTATTGCGAGAAACCGCTGGGCGTGTCGGTGGAGCAATGCCGCATCATTCGCGATGCCGTGCGCGGCGGCAAGCGCGTATTTCAAACTGGCACCTGGCAGCGTTCGCTCAAGGACTTTCAGCACGCGTGCACCCTTGCGCGAAATGGGTATGTCGGAAACATACACACCATCGAGGTGTCCGCGCCGGGAGCGCATTACCGTCCGAAATACTCCGGCACGCTTGATCCCCAACCCGTTCCAGAGGGATTTGATTGGAACATGTGGAGAGGCCCCGCGCCCGACAAGCCTTACAACCTCGGCCGCGTCGAGTGGCCTGATTGGTACCTGATCTGGGATTACTGCGTCGGGTTCATCGCCAATTGGGGCGTCCACCATCTGGACATTGCCAACTGGGGTTGCCCGCGCGTCGGCCAAGTGCCGTTTGAAGTCGAATGCAAGGCAGACTATCGCCACGAGTCTTTCACCGACAACGTAAACGCGTGGGAAGGCACGTTCACGTACGAAGACGGCCTGAAGTTGATTTTCAAGGACAGCAGCAAATTCGAAGAAGGCGACTTCAAACAGGCGGGCTGCTGTTTCATTGGCGACGAAGGATGGGTCCACGTCGATCGCGCGGGGATCTGGGCCGCGCCAGAGTCTCTTCTCAAAGTCGAATTCAAGGATACGGATACAAAGCTTACCGATTCGACAAATCACGGCGGCAACTTTTTGGAGTGCGTGCGCAGCCGCAAGGATCCCGTGTCTGATGTGGATGCCGCCCACACGGCTTCCTACATGGGCATGCTCGCCGACATCTCCGCGCGTCTGGAGCAGAAGCTGAAGTGGGACCCCAAGACCGAACGGTTTATAGACAATGACAAGGCCAATTCGATGCTGGTTCGCCCCATGCATAACGGATGGAAACTGACATGA
- a CDS encoding sugar phosphate isomerase/epimerase, producing MPEIQLGLNTEAFRHADKPLEYALAAIRKQGYRYCELNMLNGRDLLCEAGYYGAVSMERDPLEVREIVERFGLKVSAVSAHAPMAQPEISVPFLTRAIEYADALGAGCVCTDEGVVPDWMSKRQAFDVIYYTLRRVLPVAERHKVHIALEPHQKYSVKLNTYLELLNLVKSPYYNCNPDTGNVFMAGQDPYAFLEAIAKRVVHVHAKDIGGVVMSDRGKVTGVPSGCACGEGVLDWNRIVKILRKAGFKGVLSVECSSEEQGRVSLGHLNKVLRKK from the coding sequence ATGCCGGAAATTCAGTTGGGTCTTAATACCGAGGCATTTCGACACGCGGACAAGCCACTTGAATACGCCTTGGCCGCAATTCGCAAGCAAGGTTATCGATACTGCGAATTGAACATGTTAAATGGCCGCGATCTGCTATGCGAAGCGGGTTACTACGGCGCGGTAAGCATGGAACGCGATCCGCTTGAGGTCCGCGAGATTGTCGAACGTTTCGGACTGAAGGTCAGCGCGGTGTCCGCACACGCGCCCATGGCCCAACCCGAAATCAGCGTCCCATTCCTTACACGCGCCATCGAATATGCGGACGCGCTTGGCGCAGGCTGTGTGTGTACCGACGAGGGCGTCGTTCCTGATTGGATGTCGAAGCGGCAAGCGTTCGATGTTATCTACTATACGTTGCGGCGCGTATTGCCTGTCGCCGAGCGCCACAAGGTGCACATCGCGCTGGAACCGCATCAGAAGTATTCGGTCAAACTGAACACGTATCTCGAACTCCTGAATCTCGTGAAGTCGCCCTACTACAATTGCAATCCTGACACCGGCAACGTGTTCATGGCAGGGCAGGACCCCTACGCATTTCTTGAGGCCATCGCCAAGCGGGTCGTTCACGTGCATGCCAAAGACATCGGCGGTGTGGTCATGAGCGACCGCGGAAAAGTGACGGGCGTACCGTCCGGTTGCGCATGCGGAGAAGGTGTGCTCGACTGGAATCGCATCGTAAAAATACTCCGCAAGGCAGGTTTCAAGGGCGTGCTCTCGGTGGAGTGCAGCTCGGAAGAACAAGGCCGCGTGAGTCTGGGCCACTTGAACAAGGTCTTGCGAAAGAAGTAG
- a CDS encoding PQQ-binding-like beta-propeller repeat protein, with translation MRRQQRSVLLVAKGVQMLCASAVLVCCASQLAGAQQPGWPAFRGPYGDGHVLAEGDTKTIGLPLHWSETENVKWKSALPLQGWSTPVVMDGQVWMTSATEDGKEFHANCLDANTGAVLFDETVFTCDNPEPLDNEVNGYASPSPAIEHGRVYVHFGSYGTACLDTATGKALWKRTDLPCRHLRGPGSSIILFKHLLILTLDGVDQQYLTALNKDTGETVWRTDRTTEWNDLDEQGKPIREGDWRKSYTSPIIIDVAGKPLLISVGSKATYAYEPLTGKAVWNVPMPGFTPAASPAYGAGLVFVFTGQGQVEMWAIRPDGQGDVSNKHIAWKTDEAAIIPLEPSPIVIDGLLYLCSNQGMVTCMEARTGAKVWAKDLGGNFLSSPIYADGKLYFSSTQGKTTVFKAGPTLEILATNELENGFMASPAVDGKALILRTKTHVYRIEETPN, from the coding sequence ATGAGACGACAACAAAGATCCGTGCTTCTGGTGGCAAAGGGTGTACAGATGCTCTGTGCGTCTGCGGTGCTTGTGTGCTGCGCGAGCCAACTTGCAGGCGCCCAGCAGCCTGGCTGGCCGGCCTTTCGCGGCCCATACGGCGATGGACATGTGCTCGCAGAGGGAGATACGAAAACCATCGGCCTTCCCCTCCACTGGAGCGAGACTGAGAATGTAAAGTGGAAATCGGCACTGCCACTCCAGGGATGGTCCACGCCCGTGGTAATGGACGGCCAGGTGTGGATGACTTCGGCCACCGAGGACGGCAAGGAATTCCACGCCAACTGCCTGGATGCCAATACAGGCGCCGTGCTCTTTGATGAAACGGTGTTTACCTGCGACAACCCCGAACCCCTTGACAACGAAGTGAATGGATACGCCTCTCCTTCCCCAGCTATCGAACATGGCCGCGTATACGTCCATTTCGGCAGTTACGGCACAGCATGCCTGGACACGGCGACAGGGAAAGCTCTGTGGAAACGGACGGACCTCCCATGCCGTCACCTTCGGGGGCCGGGATCTTCTATCATTCTTTTCAAGCACTTGCTGATCCTGACGCTTGACGGCGTGGACCAGCAATACCTCACTGCGCTCAATAAAGACACGGGAGAAACCGTGTGGAGAACAGACCGGACAACGGAATGGAATGACCTGGACGAGCAAGGCAAGCCCATACGCGAAGGCGATTGGCGCAAATCCTATACTTCGCCAATTATCATCGACGTTGCCGGTAAGCCGCTCCTGATTAGCGTCGGGTCAAAGGCAACCTACGCATACGAACCCCTGACCGGCAAAGCTGTCTGGAACGTTCCCATGCCAGGATTCACGCCCGCCGCAAGCCCGGCATACGGAGCCGGGCTGGTGTTTGTATTTACAGGGCAGGGCCAGGTAGAGATGTGGGCCATACGTCCGGATGGACAGGGCGACGTGAGCAACAAGCACATTGCGTGGAAGACCGACGAGGCAGCCATAATCCCGCTGGAGCCTTCGCCTATCGTCATCGACGGTTTGCTGTACCTGTGCAGCAATCAGGGGATGGTAACCTGTATGGAAGCACGGACTGGCGCCAAAGTGTGGGCGAAGGATCTCGGCGGAAACTTCTTGTCCTCTCCGATTTACGCTGATGGCAAGCTGTATTTCTCGAGCACGCAAGGCAAGACAACGGTATTCAAGGCAGGACCAACGCTTGAAATCCTTGCCACAAACGAACTCGAGAACGGGTTCATGGCGTCGCCCGCGGTAGATGGCAAAGCCCTGATATTGCGGACCAAGACCCATGTGTACAGAATTGAAGAAACGCCAAACTAA